The Hymenobacter baengnokdamensis genome includes a region encoding these proteins:
- a CDS encoding IS630 family transposase — MNAAFVARMEDVLAVYERPHDPLFPVVCFDERPCVLHSQPVEPLPPVPAQPAVGEQAARAGRPRRESSTYVRQGTACLLVAFEPGTGQRLVEVSARRTGADYCRFMQALAAHYAQAEKIVLVQDNLNTHTDAVFYQHLPAAQARALAARFEVHYTPKNASWLNMVELELSAIARQCLHQRIPTLDELTAHVAACVAQRNAAQVTVHWQFTLEKARVKLDRHYQKIRVTNSSD, encoded by the coding sequence ATGAATGCGGCCTTCGTAGCCCGCATGGAGGACGTGCTGGCCGTCTACGAGCGGCCTCACGACCCGCTTTTCCCCGTCGTCTGCTTCGATGAGCGCCCTTGTGTGCTCCACAGCCAGCCCGTCGAACCCCTGCCCCCGGTGCCGGCCCAGCCCGCCGTAGGCGAGCAGGCCGCTAGAGCCGGGCGCCCCCGCCGCGAAAGCAGCACCTACGTGCGCCAGGGCACGGCCTGCCTGCTGGTGGCGTTTGAGCCGGGCACCGGCCAGCGCCTGGTCGAGGTCTCGGCCCGCCGGACCGGGGCCGATTACTGCCGTTTTATGCAGGCCTTGGCCGCCCACTATGCGCAGGCCGAGAAAATCGTGCTCGTGCAGGACAACCTCAACACCCACACCGACGCCGTCTTCTACCAGCACCTGCCCGCCGCCCAGGCCCGCGCGCTGGCTGCCCGCTTCGAGGTGCACTACACCCCTAAAAATGCCTCCTGGCTTAACATGGTCGAACTTGAACTCTCGGCCATCGCCCGCCAGTGCCTGCACCAGCGCATCCCCACCCTCGACGAACTCACCGCCCACGTCGCCGCCTGCGTGGCCCAGCGCAATGCCGCCCAGGTTACCGTCCACTGGCAGTTCACCCTCGAAAAAGCCCGCGTTAAACTCGACCGCCATTACCAGAAAATTAGGGTAACTAATTCCTCTGACTGA
- a CDS encoding Uma2 family endonuclease has product MTPTVPLITDIAQLDPSQRYTYADYLNWKFTDVVELIRGRVLRRMAGPARAHQRCSMNFSRLVDTFLLGKTCQVFAAPFDVRLTTGGANGNQQIRTVVQPDLCVVCEPAKLDARGCLGAPDWIIEIVSPGTAIHDTRTKFDLYAENGVGEYWIVYPGEQSIAVFVLQAGEYQAVGEYYEPGLVPSHTLPEMALQWADVFAGV; this is encoded by the coding sequence ATGACGCCGACCGTCCCCCTCATTACCGATATCGCCCAGCTCGACCCCAGCCAGCGTTACACCTACGCCGACTACCTGAACTGGAAATTCACGGATGTGGTAGAACTCATTCGCGGCCGGGTGCTACGCAGGATGGCCGGCCCGGCCCGCGCCCATCAGCGGTGCTCCATGAATTTTAGCCGGCTGGTAGATACGTTTTTGCTGGGCAAAACCTGCCAGGTATTTGCGGCGCCCTTCGACGTGCGCCTGACTACGGGCGGGGCCAACGGCAACCAGCAGATACGTACCGTAGTGCAGCCCGACCTGTGCGTGGTCTGCGAGCCGGCCAAGCTCGACGCGCGGGGCTGCCTGGGGGCTCCCGACTGGATTATCGAAATCGTGTCGCCGGGCACCGCCATCCACGACACCCGCACCAAGTTTGACCTCTACGCCGAAAACGGGGTGGGCGAATACTGGATTGTATACCCCGGTGAGCAGAGCATTGCCGTTTTTGTGCTGCAAGCCGGCGAGTACCAGGCCGTAGGCGAATATTACGAGCCCGGCCTCGTGCCCAGCCACACGCTGCCCGAGATGGCCTTGCAATGGGCCGACGTATTTGCCGGCGTATAA
- a CDS encoding Ppx/GppA phosphatase family protein has translation MEYQLTKLAAIDIGSNAVRCQISAVLFFEGRYRLKRVEYVRYPLRLGEDVFATGEIPPAKADKFVKFLHALKLLMEVHEVPHHLICATSAMRTARNGAAVAARVKHELGLDIQVIDGQAEAAYINRVIEHLLEDNRHYLHIDVGGGSTEFNIYHARRKVAAQSFEIGSIRRMQQEESGRSVDEMNGLWQRMEVWVRENARRYHVTRAIGTGGNINKLYSMSPASPNRPITRRSVQALLDRLGGLSMNERVNVAMLNPDRADVIVPAGHIYLSAMEWAGVSSMLVPDIGLKDGMMQALFEQYFDEISPSAHPSSLPVADVENSPIQ, from the coding sequence ATGGAGTATCAGCTAACCAAGCTCGCCGCCATCGATATTGGCTCCAACGCCGTACGCTGCCAGATTTCGGCAGTCTTGTTTTTTGAGGGTCGCTACCGCCTCAAGCGCGTCGAGTACGTGCGCTACCCGCTGCGGCTGGGCGAAGACGTATTTGCCACCGGCGAGATTCCGCCGGCCAAGGCCGATAAGTTCGTCAAGTTTCTGCACGCCCTTAAGTTGCTGATGGAGGTGCACGAGGTGCCGCACCACCTCATTTGCGCTACCTCGGCCATGCGGACAGCCCGCAACGGCGCGGCCGTGGCCGCGCGCGTAAAGCACGAGCTAGGGCTTGACATCCAGGTAATTGATGGTCAGGCCGAAGCGGCCTACATCAACCGCGTAATCGAGCACCTGCTCGAAGACAACCGCCACTACCTGCACATCGACGTGGGCGGCGGCAGCACCGAGTTCAACATTTACCACGCCCGCCGCAAGGTGGCCGCGCAGTCGTTCGAGATTGGCTCCATCCGCCGGATGCAGCAGGAAGAAAGCGGCCGCTCGGTAGACGAGATGAATGGCCTGTGGCAGCGCATGGAAGTCTGGGTGCGCGAAAATGCCCGCCGCTACCACGTCACGCGGGCCATCGGCACGGGCGGCAACATCAACAAGCTTTACAGCATGTCGCCGGCTTCGCCCAACCGGCCCATCACGCGCCGCAGCGTGCAGGCGCTGCTCGACCGCTTAGGCGGCCTGAGCATGAACGAGCGCGTAAACGTGGCCATGCTCAACCCCGACCGCGCCGACGTGATTGTGCCCGCCGGCCACATCTACCTCTCGGCCATGGAGTGGGCCGGCGTGAGCAGCATGCTAGTGCCCGACATTGGCCTGAAAGATGGCATGATGCAGGCCCTGTTTGAGCAGTATTTTGACGAAATCAGCCCCAGCGCGCACCCCAGCAGCCTGCCCGTAGCCGACGTGGAAAATAGTCCTATCCAGTAA
- a CDS encoding ABC1 kinase family protein → MLFKNTISNLTRIRQVAEVLLRYGFEDVVTTTPLRRLVSQSRRRRWLENDERAVFQTTRWERIRLIIEELGPTFIKLAQALSNRADLLPQALIDEFEKLQSNVPPFPVEEARQIVEAELGRPLEEVFLDFENEPIGSASIGQVHRARLHGGEEVVIKIQRPGVREKVAGDLRLLHELVRLTAGFLRNQGLSNPQDVVDAFERSMTKELDYTSEARAMEQMRKLYEHYESFYIPKPYRELSTAKILVVEFVDGCKITDKTQLLAWGLSPATVAETGMDIYLTQIFEFGFFHADPHPGNVLVRPDGTLVLIDFGMVGKLTKQQKYAFAGVFIGMARQDARGMALNFRRLALSSDIPDMRAFEADLNSLIEDFALLDVKEMSMSDLADSLQGIIYRYKLQVPGAVFLILRALVILEGIGKVLHPSFNTFEFVRPYGARIMREQYSADNILTEAEYTGTQLLALLQTLPSDLRQIMRKISKGELRVKVELSGYTSLLRKADQLVSRTILALLALGSIVFAGLSLLGHYPPEMPYFRGLPVITWYSLGTCLFLLLLLTMPQRARRE, encoded by the coding sequence GTGTTGTTTAAAAATACTATTTCCAATCTGACGCGCATTCGGCAGGTGGCCGAGGTGCTGCTGCGCTACGGCTTCGAAGACGTGGTGACGACCACGCCCCTGCGCCGCCTCGTGAGCCAGAGCCGCCGCCGCCGGTGGCTGGAAAACGACGAGCGCGCCGTATTTCAAACCACCCGCTGGGAGCGCATCCGCCTGATTATTGAAGAGCTGGGCCCTACCTTCATCAAGCTGGCTCAGGCCCTGAGCAACCGGGCCGACCTGCTGCCCCAGGCGCTCATCGATGAGTTTGAGAAGCTGCAAAGCAACGTGCCGCCCTTCCCGGTCGAGGAAGCCCGCCAGATTGTCGAAGCCGAGCTGGGTCGCCCACTCGAAGAAGTGTTCCTCGATTTTGAGAATGAGCCGATTGGCTCGGCCAGCATTGGGCAGGTGCACCGGGCGCGGCTGCACGGCGGGGAGGAAGTAGTTATTAAAATTCAGCGGCCCGGCGTGCGCGAAAAAGTGGCCGGCGACCTGCGCCTGCTGCACGAGCTGGTGCGCCTCACGGCGGGTTTTCTGCGCAACCAGGGCCTCTCCAATCCGCAGGATGTGGTCGATGCCTTTGAGCGCAGCATGACCAAGGAGCTGGACTATACCTCCGAGGCCCGCGCCATGGAGCAGATGCGCAAGCTCTACGAGCACTACGAGAGCTTCTACATACCCAAGCCCTACCGCGAGCTGAGTACTGCTAAAATACTGGTAGTTGAGTTTGTAGATGGCTGTAAGATAACCGATAAGACGCAGCTACTGGCCTGGGGCCTGAGCCCTGCCACCGTAGCCGAAACGGGCATGGATATTTACCTGACCCAGATTTTCGAGTTTGGGTTTTTCCACGCCGACCCGCACCCCGGCAACGTGCTCGTGCGCCCCGATGGCACGCTGGTACTCATCGACTTCGGCATGGTGGGCAAGCTCACCAAGCAGCAGAAATACGCCTTTGCGGGGGTGTTTATCGGCATGGCCCGGCAGGATGCGCGCGGCATGGCCCTCAACTTCCGCCGCCTCGCTCTCAGCAGCGACATCCCCGATATGCGGGCCTTTGAGGCCGACCTCAACAGTCTGATTGAGGATTTCGCCCTGCTCGACGTAAAGGAGATGAGTATGAGTGATTTGGCCGACTCGCTTCAGGGCATCATCTACCGCTACAAGCTGCAGGTGCCGGGCGCGGTATTCCTCATTCTGCGGGCGCTGGTTATCCTGGAAGGTATCGGCAAGGTGCTGCATCCCAGCTTCAATACCTTCGAGTTTGTGCGCCCCTACGGCGCCCGCATTATGCGCGAGCAATATTCGGCCGATAATATATTAACCGAGGCGGAATATACGGGCACCCAATTGCTGGCCCTGCTGCAAACCCTGCCCAGCGACCTGCGCCAGATAATGCGCAAAATCAGCAAGGGCGAGCTGCGGGTGAAGGTGGAGCTGAGCGGCTACACCAGCCTGCTGCGCAAGGCCGACCAGCTCGTGAGCCGTACCATTCTGGCGCTGCTGGCGCTGGGCAGCATCGTGTTTGCGGGCCTGAGCCTGCTCGGGCATTACCCGCCCGAAATGCCTTATTTCCGGGGCCTGCCCGTTATTACGTGGTACAGCCTGGGCACCTGTCTGTTTCTGCTGCTGCTGCTGACCATGCCGCAGCGCGCCCGGCGCGAGTGA
- a CDS encoding helix-turn-helix domain-containing protein, translating to MSRPLTPFALPAADQAALENFTRTGRRPVRAVRRAQALLALATGIGQQAAGQAVGLSRQAVSKIRRRYEAAGWQVALAEAPRSGGPRRFDGPQRAAVTALACTPAPVGHSRWTLRLLADKAVELCLVDTISHETVSQMLKKTSCTPTASSTGASGR from the coding sequence ATGTCTCGTCCCCTTACTCCCTTTGCCCTCCCGGCGGCTGACCAAGCTGCCCTCGAAAATTTCACGCGCACCGGTCGTCGGCCCGTACGAGCCGTGCGCCGCGCCCAGGCGCTGCTGGCCTTGGCGACCGGTATCGGCCAGCAGGCCGCCGGCCAAGCCGTTGGCCTGAGCCGCCAGGCAGTCAGCAAGATACGCCGCCGGTACGAAGCGGCCGGGTGGCAAGTCGCCTTGGCCGAGGCCCCGCGTAGTGGTGGGCCACGCCGCTTTGATGGTCCCCAACGCGCCGCCGTCACGGCGCTAGCCTGTACACCGGCCCCGGTGGGCCATAGCCGCTGGACCCTGCGCTTGCTGGCCGATAAGGCGGTGGAACTGTGCCTGGTGGACACTATTTCCCACGAAACGGTGAGCCAGATGCTCAAAAAAACGAGCTGCACCCCCACCGCCAGCAGCACTGGTGCCTCGGGGCGATGA
- a CDS encoding Uma2 family endonuclease, with protein sequence MAPLTDTMAPITDISQLDLSQTYSYADYLSWKFSEYVELIRGRVLRKMSAPTTFHQIVSSNFNGIIWNYLKGKPCRVFPAPFDVRLLRSTGNGDTQVQTVVQPDLCVICDLSKVDKRGCLGAPDWIIEIVSPSTATHDTKTKFDLYAENGVGEYWIVYPGEQAISVFVLEGDEYQPKGDYYEPGLVPSHTLPELQLQWADVFEGLS encoded by the coding sequence ATGGCTCCTCTTACCGATACAATGGCCCCGATTACCGACATCTCGCAGCTCGACCTGAGCCAAACCTATTCGTATGCCGACTACCTGAGCTGGAAGTTCAGTGAGTACGTGGAGCTGATACGCGGCCGCGTACTGCGCAAGATGTCGGCCCCGACCACATTCCATCAAATTGTCTCCTCTAATTTTAATGGGATAATTTGGAATTACCTTAAAGGAAAACCCTGCCGCGTATTCCCCGCGCCCTTCGACGTGCGCCTATTGCGCAGCACTGGCAACGGCGACACCCAGGTGCAAACCGTGGTGCAGCCCGACCTGTGCGTCATCTGCGACCTCAGCAAAGTGGACAAGCGCGGCTGCCTGGGGGCGCCCGACTGGATTATCGAAATCGTGTCGCCCAGCACCGCCACCCACGATACCAAAACCAAGTTTGACCTGTATGCCGAAAACGGCGTAGGCGAGTACTGGATAGTATATCCCGGCGAGCAAGCCATTTCCGTCTTCGTGCTCGAAGGCGATGAGTATCAGCCGAAAGGTGACTACTATGAGCCTGGCCTGGTGCCCTCTCACACGCTGCCCGAACTGCAGCTGCAATGGGCCGACGTGTTTGAGGGGCTAAGCTAG
- the ppk1 gene encoding polyphosphate kinase 1, translated as MKLFKSADLIRKSKYISRDLSWLRFNYRVLDQAKDPSRSLFDKLRFLSITSSNLDEFFMIRVGSLYNYLDYGKERVDYSGLRELPFRRKLLDFAHRFVNDQSLTYLNELKPQFEKNGFSIRRMEELTEIELKKVEGYFKNTVFPLLTPMVYDSYHGFPLIMNQVLTFGVVTRESAAGEVANLVTTPDVEKGQERLTFVQIPQNLTRFFEITRKDRAVFVPIEEIVRANLPKLFRNVDILSADLFRITRNGDFTLEESEDIDTDFIKEIQIGLKTRKRGRVVRVEVEPDASPYLMNILRERWNIDNGNIFVIPVLLDMKGLNQILRYPSFRGKGAKLPSPVLPLSLPEGAEENMFEYLKHHDVLLHHPYNSIEPVVRLLERAAEDPQVLGIKQTIYRLAEDSRVTAALLKAAENGKHVSVLFEVKARFDEERNIREGARLEKAGCFVIYGVGKYKTHTKMLMIIRKEGEKVTRYVHIGSGNYNEQTSRLYTDLSMLTTNDTYGHDVSEFFNVITGHSQPDDYEYLITAPRDMRQQLIHLVREEAKNAKKGLPSGIVMKMNSLEDRELIDEFYKASKAGVPIRFIVRGICCLRPGRPGLSENIEVKSIVGEYLEHARLFYFHHGGEAKLYAGSADAMVRSFDRRIEALFLIVNPQLRREAINILQLNLLDTQNSYTMREDGAYICQRPAPGEPAINIHRDFYRRPDEAQLTNATPEGLLALLHEQTARRLQVAAEEAAAAESLAAAPVLEAEGDDDFGQGTALLEIAVENEADITATVVDEG; from the coding sequence ATGAAGCTCTTCAAGTCTGCCGACCTTATCCGCAAAAGCAAGTATATCAGCCGCGACCTAAGCTGGCTGCGCTTCAACTACCGGGTGCTCGACCAGGCCAAGGACCCCAGCCGCTCGCTGTTCGACAAGCTGCGCTTCCTGAGCATTACCAGCTCGAACCTCGACGAGTTCTTTATGATTCGGGTGGGCTCGCTCTACAATTACCTCGACTATGGTAAGGAGCGCGTCGATTACTCGGGTCTGCGCGAGCTGCCGTTCCGGCGCAAGCTGCTCGACTTTGCCCACCGCTTCGTCAACGACCAGTCGCTGACGTACTTAAACGAGCTGAAGCCGCAGTTTGAGAAGAATGGCTTCAGCATCCGGCGGATGGAGGAGCTGACCGAGATTGAGCTGAAAAAGGTGGAAGGCTACTTCAAAAACACCGTTTTTCCGCTGCTCACGCCGATGGTCTACGATTCGTACCACGGCTTCCCGCTCATCATGAACCAAGTGCTGACCTTTGGCGTGGTGACCCGCGAAAGTGCGGCCGGCGAGGTAGCTAACCTGGTAACGACCCCGGACGTGGAAAAGGGCCAGGAGCGCCTGACCTTTGTGCAGATTCCACAAAACCTGACGCGGTTTTTTGAAATCACGCGCAAAGACCGGGCGGTGTTCGTGCCCATCGAGGAAATCGTGCGGGCCAACCTGCCCAAGCTCTTCCGCAACGTCGATATCCTGTCGGCCGACCTGTTCCGCATCACGCGAAACGGAGATTTTACATTAGAAGAATCAGAAGATATAGATACTGATTTTATTAAAGAAATTCAAATCGGCCTCAAAACCCGCAAGCGCGGCCGGGTAGTGCGCGTGGAGGTCGAGCCCGACGCTTCGCCCTACCTGATGAACATCCTGCGTGAGCGCTGGAATATCGATAACGGCAACATCTTCGTGATTCCGGTGCTGCTGGATATGAAGGGCTTGAACCAGATTCTGCGCTACCCCAGCTTCCGGGGTAAGGGCGCCAAACTGCCTTCCCCGGTGCTGCCGCTGAGCTTGCCCGAAGGGGCAGAGGAAAACATGTTCGAGTATCTCAAGCACCATGATGTGCTGCTGCACCACCCCTACAACTCTATCGAGCCGGTGGTGCGCCTGCTGGAGCGCGCTGCTGAAGACCCGCAGGTGCTGGGTATTAAGCAAACAATATATAGGTTGGCCGAAGATTCGCGCGTGACGGCTGCTCTGCTCAAAGCGGCCGAAAACGGCAAGCACGTCTCGGTGCTGTTTGAGGTGAAGGCCCGCTTCGACGAGGAGCGCAACATCCGGGAAGGGGCGCGGCTCGAAAAAGCCGGCTGCTTCGTCATCTACGGCGTAGGTAAGTACAAGACCCACACCAAGATGCTGATGATTATCCGCAAGGAAGGCGAGAAGGTGACGCGCTACGTGCACATCGGCTCGGGCAACTACAACGAGCAAACGTCGCGCCTCTACACCGACCTGAGTATGCTCACTACGAACGATACCTACGGCCACGATGTATCGGAATTCTTTAATGTAATTACCGGCCACTCGCAGCCCGACGACTACGAGTACCTCATCACGGCTCCGCGCGATATGCGCCAGCAGCTTATTCACCTGGTGCGCGAAGAAGCTAAGAATGCCAAAAAAGGCCTGCCGAGCGGTATCGTGATGAAGATGAACTCCTTGGAAGACCGGGAGCTAATCGACGAGTTTTACAAGGCCAGCAAGGCCGGTGTGCCCATTCGGTTTATCGTGCGCGGCATCTGCTGCCTGCGGCCGGGGCGGCCCGGCCTGAGCGAGAATATTGAGGTGAAGAGTATCGTGGGCGAGTACCTGGAGCACGCCCGCCTGTTCTACTTCCACCACGGCGGCGAGGCCAAGCTCTACGCCGGCTCGGCCGATGCCATGGTGCGCTCGTTCGACCGCCGCATCGAGGCGCTGTTTCTGATTGTGAACCCGCAGCTGCGCCGTGAGGCAATTAATATCTTGCAGCTCAACCTGCTGGATACCCAGAACAGCTACACCATGCGCGAGGATGGCGCCTACATCTGCCAGCGCCCGGCCCCCGGCGAGCCGGCCATCAACATTCACCGCGACTTTTACCGCCGCCCCGACGAGGCGCAGCTTACCAATGCTACGCCCGAAGGCCTGCTGGCGCTGCTACACGAGCAAACGGCCCGCCGCCTGCAGGTAGCCGCTGAGGAAGCCGCCGCCGCCGAATCCTTGGCCGCCGCCCCGGTGCTGGAAGCTGAAGGCGACGACGATTTTGGCCAGGGAACCGCGCTTCTGGAAATTGCCGTGGAAAACGAAGCCGATATTACCGCTACGGTGGTTGATGAGGGGTAA
- a CDS encoding helix-turn-helix transcriptional regulator: protein MPARAHLLRQFHIVQRLQAVRGRALPFDEIRRYLLEETAVGDYEGGYELRTFQRDKQEIIDLFGITIRARKNEGYYLAETEPLPADQQRLFEAFELQEFLRLPQALGPFVQAEARRPLGLQYLRPLLRAAQAGQVVEFQYQKHWEEQAETRTVGPLLLKEFRGRWYVLAAMVWSGRLACFGLDRIQDLQLTAATFSPPAGFDATTYYADAFGITRPHDAAPQEVVLCFAPTQGRYALSYPLHASQQVLVQNEEEIQLALWVYDTHDLRMELLSYGPEVQVLAPPALRDWLHAQHAEAAGPA, encoded by the coding sequence ATGCCCGCCCGCGCCCACCTTCTTCGCCAGTTTCACATTGTGCAGCGGCTACAGGCGGTACGCGGGCGGGCATTGCCATTTGACGAAATCCGGCGCTATTTGCTGGAAGAAACAGCAGTGGGCGACTACGAAGGTGGCTATGAGCTGCGCACGTTTCAGCGCGACAAGCAGGAGATAATCGACCTGTTTGGCATTACCATCAGGGCCCGTAAAAACGAAGGGTACTACCTTGCCGAAACCGAGCCACTGCCAGCCGACCAGCAGCGGCTTTTCGAAGCATTTGAGCTACAAGAGTTTCTGCGGCTACCGCAGGCGCTGGGGCCGTTTGTGCAGGCCGAGGCGCGGCGGCCGCTAGGGCTACAGTACCTGCGGCCGCTGTTGCGGGCTGCGCAAGCCGGGCAGGTGGTCGAGTTTCAGTACCAGAAGCACTGGGAAGAGCAGGCCGAAACGCGCACGGTAGGGCCACTGCTGCTCAAGGAGTTTCGGGGACGCTGGTACGTGCTGGCCGCAATGGTGTGGAGCGGGCGGCTAGCCTGCTTCGGCCTCGACCGCATTCAGGACCTACAGTTGACGGCTGCAACATTCAGCCCACCTGCCGGCTTCGACGCGACTACTTACTACGCCGATGCTTTTGGCATCACGCGGCCGCACGATGCCGCGCCGCAAGAGGTAGTGCTGTGCTTTGCGCCCACGCAGGGGCGCTACGCGCTGAGCTATCCGCTCCACGCGTCGCAGCAGGTACTGGTGCAAAATGAGGAGGAAATCCAACTGGCGCTGTGGGTATATGACACCCACGACCTGCGTATGGAGCTGCTCAGCTACGGGCCCGAGGTGCAGGTACTAGCGCCGCCAGCGCTGCGCGACTGGCTGCACGCGCAGCACGCCGAGGCGGCCGGGCCAGCATAG
- a CDS encoding restriction endonuclease, which yields MTIWALKNPSEEEHVAFVHKSLKKGISRFGWSYIHRCDLLQLNDLFWTELNDEQTECFKKASFLLDVEPGDWVVHINVPQYGKCTAAKVARGYRFDSAPNEVDDFRHTLQIDLGTLIEFDRNDANILPIISSRLKLQGRFWRINQLAAFEKSIQNLRTGAVILKSDERAETYHLRDSLVPLLKDFTSKIQLNNPSHSFEAFLAEIFRRIPGVTNVNEHGRHKGFGTDNGADLIVSYDTGLPITGLQKAATLVIQAKSYTDIHWETNAVDQLEEAMATFNADSGLLITTAQASEHLIAAFDKISTQLLEKGKTVSLISGDDVARFALKFGADLLLAEK from the coding sequence ATGACTATTTGGGCTCTCAAAAATCCTAGTGAAGAAGAACACGTTGCGTTTGTACATAAATCACTCAAAAAAGGTATTTCACGATTTGGATGGAGTTACATCCATAGATGTGACTTGCTACAACTAAATGATTTATTTTGGACAGAACTGAATGACGAACAAACAGAGTGCTTCAAGAAAGCAAGCTTTTTGTTGGATGTAGAACCTGGCGATTGGGTTGTGCATATCAATGTGCCACAGTATGGTAAATGCACGGCAGCTAAAGTGGCCAGAGGGTATAGATTTGATTCAGCACCAAACGAGGTGGATGACTTCCGCCATACGCTACAAATTGACTTAGGTACTTTAATAGAATTCGACCGAAATGATGCAAACATCTTACCAATAATTAGTAGCCGCTTGAAACTACAAGGCAGGTTTTGGCGCATTAATCAACTTGCAGCTTTCGAGAAATCTATTCAAAACCTTAGAACTGGTGCTGTCATACTGAAGTCCGATGAGCGTGCTGAAACTTACCATCTCCGCGATTCTTTAGTACCGTTACTAAAAGATTTTACTTCGAAAATTCAACTCAACAATCCATCCCATAGTTTTGAGGCATTTTTAGCAGAAATTTTCCGTAGAATCCCTGGAGTTACTAATGTTAATGAGCATGGCAGACACAAAGGATTTGGAACAGACAATGGCGCAGACCTTATTGTATCTTATGATACTGGATTACCGATAACTGGCCTGCAAAAAGCCGCAACGCTTGTTATTCAAGCTAAATCTTACACCGATATTCATTGGGAAACCAACGCGGTTGACCAACTTGAGGAAGCAATGGCTACGTTTAACGCTGACTCGGGCTTACTTATAACTACAGCTCAAGCGTCTGAACATTTAATCGCCGCTTTCGATAAAATTAGCACACAACTTCTGGAAAAAGGCAAAACTGTGTCTTTAATTAGCGGTGACGATGTGGCTAGGTTTGCCTTAAAATTCGGTGCTGATTTATTACTGGCTGAAAAGTAA
- the rhuM gene encoding virulence protein RhuM/Fic/DOC family protein, whose product MLPTATPDVLLYQTPDGQIQLDVQLDHDTVWLTQAQMSELFDTTKQNVSLHIRNLFREGELSESASVKESLTVVPDGREYVIKYYNLDVIISVGYRVKSKRGTSFRQWATQVLRQYLVQGYVLNENRLRESARQLADLKRLVQLQAEVAANQELSADQSNALLRLLGDYARALDVLDQYDHQRLLVARDTVAAPGAGFELTYEAAMQAIDTLRVQFGGSELFGREKDRSFESSVRTIYQSFGGQDLYPSVEEKAANLLYFVVKNHSFSDGNKRIAAFLFVYFLDRNKCLYRPDGSRRLADNALVALTLLIAESRPEDKDVMATLVVNLINDEN is encoded by the coding sequence ATGCTGCCCACCGCTACGCCGGACGTTCTGCTCTACCAAACGCCCGATGGGCAAATTCAGCTCGACGTGCAGCTCGACCACGATACCGTGTGGCTGACGCAGGCGCAGATGAGCGAGCTGTTTGACACTACCAAACAGAACGTTAGCTTACATATTCGCAACCTCTTTCGGGAAGGTGAACTAAGCGAATCGGCATCTGTCAAGGAATCCTTGACAGTTGTTCCGGATGGCCGGGAGTACGTCATCAAGTACTACAACCTGGACGTTATTATTTCAGTTGGCTACCGGGTCAAGTCTAAGCGTGGCACCAGCTTTCGCCAGTGGGCCACGCAGGTGCTGCGCCAGTACCTTGTGCAAGGCTACGTGCTGAACGAGAACCGCCTGCGCGAAAGCGCCCGCCAGCTGGCCGACCTGAAGCGGCTGGTGCAGCTGCAAGCCGAAGTAGCTGCCAACCAGGAGCTAAGCGCCGACCAATCGAATGCGCTGCTGCGCCTGCTCGGCGACTATGCCCGTGCGCTCGACGTGCTCGACCAGTATGACCACCAGCGCCTGCTGGTAGCCCGCGATACCGTAGCAGCACCGGGGGCCGGCTTTGAGCTGACGTATGAGGCGGCCATGCAGGCTATTGATACGCTACGCGTGCAGTTTGGGGGCTCCGAGCTGTTTGGGCGCGAGAAGGACCGGTCGTTTGAAAGCTCGGTGCGCACTATCTACCAGAGCTTTGGTGGGCAGGACCTCTACCCCAGCGTGGAGGAGAAAGCGGCCAACCTGTTGTATTTCGTAGTGAAAAACCATTCTTTTTCAGATGGTAATAAGCGTATCGCCGCTTTTCTCTTCGTGTACTTCCTCGACCGCAACAAGTGCCTATACCGCCCCGACGGGTCGCGGCGGCTAGCCGACAACGCGCTCGTTGCGCTCACGCTGCTCATTGCCGAAAGCCGTCCCGAAGACAAAGACGTGATGGCTACGCTGGTCGTGAACCTGATTAATGACGAAAACTAG